A region from the Brachyspira hampsonii genome encodes:
- a CDS encoding META domain-containing protein, translating to MKRFLYLNIILVIFLLMSCAHNTVSITEEPVIEEKIKVYRLISMHTAMNITISIDDNKIYGKSAINDYWANCKIDGEGISIDMIRTTRKTDNAEKRRAEGDYLSILQTAYSFKIERNKLIIYTRFIDEPLVYEEIED from the coding sequence TTGAAAAGATTTTTATATTTAAATATTATATTAGTCATATTCTTATTGATGTCATGTGCCCATAATACAGTTTCTATAACTGAAGAACCTGTGATTGAAGAAAAAATTAAGGTTTATCGTCTTATAAGTATGCATACTGCTATGAATATTACTATTAGTATAGATGATAATAAAATATATGGTAAGTCTGCTATAAATGATTATTGGGCTAATTGCAAAATAGATGGAGAAGGAATATCAATAGACATGATAAGAACTACTAGAAAAACAGATAATGCAGAAAAGAGAAGGGCAGAAGGTGATTATTTATCAATACTTCAGACTGCATACTCATTCAAAATAGAAAGAAATAAACTTATAATATATACAAGATTTATAGATGAACCGCTTGTTTATGAAGAAATAGAAGATTAA
- the mglC gene encoding galactose/methyl galactoside ABC transporter permease MglC, which translates to MDTNKINIKTIKSFILNNAIFAALLLILIGIIIKDPSFFKLSNFLNIFAQASTRMIIAVGVGTLLVTQGNDLGAGRAVGLAAVVSASLLQSPSNPTRMYPDLPMLPVILPILLVMLILMVFGLINGFIISKLYVTPFIATLGMQLILYGVTSTYFDRPPYGAQPIGGLDPRFTNLALGGIKIGNYTISYLIIFAVIITAIMWIIWNKTKLGKNIFAVGGNPEAAAVSGVNIPLTLMIVYTMAGALYGIAGSLEVARVGSATNNLGNGYELDAIAACVVGGVSFSGGIGSILGIVSGVLIFQVINYGMTFVGISPYMQYIIKGAIIIAAVAVDTQKYLKKV; encoded by the coding sequence ATGGACACTAATAAAATAAACATTAAAACTATTAAATCATTTATATTAAACAATGCTATATTTGCAGCATTACTCTTAATACTTATAGGTATTATCATTAAAGACCCTAGTTTCTTCAAATTGAGTAATTTTTTAAATATATTTGCTCAGGCTTCTACTCGTATGATAATAGCTGTAGGAGTAGGCACACTTCTTGTAACTCAAGGTAACGACTTAGGTGCTGGTAGAGCTGTAGGACTTGCTGCGGTTGTAAGTGCTTCGCTTTTACAATCTCCTTCTAACCCTACTAGAATGTATCCAGATTTGCCTATGCTTCCGGTTATACTTCCTATACTTTTAGTTATGCTTATACTTATGGTATTCGGACTTATAAATGGTTTTATCATTTCTAAACTTTATGTAACTCCATTTATTGCCACTTTAGGTATGCAGCTTATACTTTATGGTGTAACTAGTACTTATTTTGACAGACCTCCTTATGGTGCTCAGCCTATCGGAGGACTTGATCCTAGATTTACTAATCTTGCTTTGGGAGGTATAAAAATAGGAAACTATACTATTTCATACCTAATTATATTTGCTGTCATAATAACTGCCATAATGTGGATAATTTGGAATAAAACTAAATTAGGTAAGAACATATTTGCTGTGGGAGGCAACCCTGAAGCTGCTGCTGTTTCTGGTGTAAACATTCCTCTTACTCTTATGATAGTATATACTATGGCTGGTGCTTTATATGGTATAGCCGGTTCATTAGAAGTTGCTCGTGTTGGTTCTGCTACTAATAACTTGGGTAACGGTTATGAGCTTGATGCTATTGCTGCATGCGTTGTAGGAGGAGTTTCATTCTCTGGCGGTATTGGTTCTATATTAGGTATTGTATCTGGTGTATTAATATTCCAAGTTATTAACTATGGTATGACATTCGTTGGTATTTCTCCATATATGCAATACATAATTAAGGGTGCCATCATAATTGCAGCTGTTGCAGTTGATACGCAAAAATATTTGAAAAAAGTATGA